A section of the Pseudorasbora parva isolate DD20220531a chromosome 2, ASM2467924v1, whole genome shotgun sequence genome encodes:
- the eps8l1a gene encoding epidermal growth factor receptor kinase substrate 8-like protein 1a: protein MAAPPVIPRRMSKSVKVPPNDTAANPVPTVNGGGKTDTHLIQAQREVELVNHCFADVERFMARLQVTAEAKKALEQHSRKVKKSTKKKNKKNKKQDDGLLTQTATPPSEQEFVDIFQKIKYSFCLLDRLKTKISEPTSEELLHHVFIPLDLMVKTTGGPNLAASVSSPALTSGAISLLQQNLNEREKQLWMSLGSNWTMPFSKLGQTVLPYKPVFLDGWQPMVIDSYGQPIEDPIESQHKHEALIQTQQVLNQGRLTVHQEHEGLEEDSLPPNEERMYRCSYDFVARNSSELSVLQGDTLEVLESSKRWWKCKNDYGQIGFVPHNILEPINHAEVDSSNVVMRNQSMKAPISPPRAISFYAAPNSSGEKAVRPDPRPNSMSPIGDDGERALLMNDELLQRLANGRAASVRPVVINKANDTTAPLDYHSPPAQVEEWLKAKGFKNVTVKSLGVLTGAQLFSLNKEELRAVCPEEGIRVYSQIMVQKALLEDVKKATELEAIMKKQKMKVDLKAEDGEF from the exons ATGGCTGCTCCCCCAGTTATTCCCAGGAGAATGTCAAAGTCGGTCAAAGTACCTCCAAACGATACAGCTGCTAACCCCGTTCCCACAG TAAATGGAGGAGGGAAAACAGATACACATCTGATCCAAGCACAGAGAGAAGTT GAGCTGGTAAATCACTGTTTTGCTGATGTGGAGCGTTTCATGGCCCGTCTGCAGGTGACAGCAGAGGCTAAGAAGGCTCTTGAGCAACACTCAAGGAAGGTGAAAAAGAGTACCAAGAAGAAGAACAAGAAGAATAAAAAGCAGGATG ATGGCCTTCTCACACAAACAGCGACCCCGCCATCAGAACAGGAGTTTGTGGATATTTTTCAGAAGATTAAATATTCTTTCTGTCTATTG GATCGCCTAAAGACGAAAATCTCAGAGCCAACCTCAGAAGAACTCCTGCACCACGTTTTCATCCCTTTGGACTTG ATGGTGAAGACCACAGGTGGTCCTAACTTGGCAGCATCGGTCTCCAGTCCGGCTCTGACCAGTGGAGCGATCTCTCTTCTACAGCAGAATCTAAATGAGCGAGAGAAACAACTGTGGATGTCACTCGGGTCAAACTGGACCATGCCATT CTCTAAACTCGGTCAGACTGTGCTTCCATACAAGCCTGTCTTTCTGGATGGTTGGCAGCCTATGGTCATAGACTCGTATGGACAACCAATCGAGGACCCCATAGAGTCCCAGCACAAACATGAAGCTCTTATACAGACTCAGCAG GTACTTAATCAGGGACGTCTAACTGTACACCAGGAACATGAGGG GTTAGAGGAAGACTCTCTGCCTCCTAATGAAGAGAGGATGTATCGCTGCAGTTATGACTTTGTGGCACGAAACAGTAGTGAGCTCTCAGTCTTACAGGGAGATACACTGGAG GTGTTAGAGTCATCAAAGCGATGGTGGAAATGTAAGAATGATTACGGTCAGATTGGATTTGTTCCACACAACATCCTCGAGCCAATCAATCATGCAGAAGTTGACTCTTCCAACGTAGTAATGCGCAACCAGTCCATG AAAGCTCCTATCTCTCCACCGAGAGCAATCTCTTTTTATGCTGCACCCAATTCCTCAGGCGAAAAAGCAGTCCGCCCTGATCCACGCCCCAACAGTATGTCGCCAATTGGAGACGATGGAGAGAGAG CACTgttgatgaatgatgagctCTTGCAGCGACTGGCCAATGGTAGAGCAGCATCAGTACGCCCAGTGGTAATTAATAAAGCAAATGACACAACGGCACCACTGGACTATCACTCTCCCCCAGCTCAGGTTGAGGAGTGGCTCAAGGCCAAAGGCTTCAAAAATGT CACTGTAAAGAGTCTGGGTGTCCTGACAGGAGCTCAGCTCTTCTCTCTAAATAAGGAAGAGCTGCGTGCTGTTTGTCCAGAAGAGGGCATCAGAGTCTACAGCCAGATCATGGTGCAGAAAGCACTGCTGGAG GATGTGAAAAAGGCCACTGAGTTGGAGGCTATAATGAAGAAACAGAAGATGAAAGTTGATCTGAAAGCAGAGGATGGAGAATTTTAA
- the slc6a16a gene encoding sodium-dependent neutral amino acid transporter B(0)AT2, translated as MEKPPLTNEDGCVLAESRSDMALVTSDDVVGSAGADGQEDDRPAWDSKLQYVLAQVGFSVGLGNVWRFPYLCHQNGGGAFMLLYVVLLLIIGVPLFFMELAAGQSIRQGSIGVWKHISPRLAGVGYSSCMVCFFVALYYNVIIAWSLFYMGNSFQYPLPWEQCPVDMISNQTVKECTSSSPTSYFWFRKALDISDSIDESGEFNPIMTGCLLAAWAIVCLAMIKGIKSSAKVMYFSSVFPYAVLICFLIRGLMLDGAIEGIKYMFYPKLETWGEVQVWRQAATQVFFALGLGYGSVIAYSSYNPVHNNCHRDAIMVSSINFMTSVLASLVVFVVLGFRAKNIALDCVATNVARMAEMTTTGSSQHWWPLFNISDPKSVSLHDYREWYSHHGTMLGSNITDCDLEREMSKGVEGTGLAFIAFTEAMALFPASPFWSALFFLMLLNLGLSTMFGTMQGILTPLMDNFKVLGRHKTMLTVCCCILGFFIGLLFTQRSGNYFVTMFDDYSATLPLIIVVIFETVSVAWVYGADRFLDDVEVMLHWRPPVIYRYLWKYVCLLSMVGLLAASLLRMVFKRPTYTAWNHTTGSEASLEYPGWALIMLSMLIIVASLPVPIGYLLSFLRGGPSLPGEEGEVEPPRERYSKCNSEEPEPNNHHYPVDEDRIRPLSTFLPLGAEHYRLLPQQEDGEEEEDTGV; from the exons ATGGAGAAGCCACCACTGACCAATGAGGATGGGTGTGTGCTGGCTGAGAGCCGATCAGACATGGCTTTGGTGACGTCAGATGATGTAGTGGGGTCTGCAGGTGCTGATGGGCAGGAGGACGACAGGCCAGCGTGGGACAGTAAGCTGCAGTATGTGCTTGCCCAAGTGGGCTTTAGCGTTGGCCTGGGCAATGTCTGGAGGTTTCCTTACCTCTGTCACCAAAATGGAGGAG GTGCCTTTATGTTACTGTATGTTGTGCTGTTGCTCATTATTGGGGTTCCTCTGTTCTTCATGGAGCTGGCAGCTGGGCAGAGCATCCGTCAGGGCAGCATTGGGGTCTGGAAACACATATCGCCTCGCCTCGCAGGTGTAGGCTACTCAAGCTGCATG GTTTGTTTCTTCGTGGCCTTGTACTATAATGTGATCATTGCCTGGTCTCTGTTCTATATGGGGAATTCATTCCAGTATCCATTGCCATGGGAACAGTGTCCTGTAGATATGATCTCAAACCAAACAG TGAAGGAATGTACATCAAGCTCTCCTACCTCATATTTCTGGTTCAGGAAAGCTCTGGATATCTCAGACTCCATAGATGAGTCAGGAGAGTTTAACCCTATCATGACCGGTTGCCTCCTTGCCGCCTGGGCTATAGTGTGTCTCGCAATGATCAAGGGCATCAAGTCTTCTGCCAAG GTGATGTATTTCTCCTCTGTGTTCCCTTACGCTGTGCTGATCTGTTTTCTCATCAGAGGGCTCATGTTGGACGGGGCTATAGAGGGCATCAAATATATGTTTTATCCTAAG CTGGAGACTTGGGGGGAAGTGCAGGTGTGGCGTCAGGCGGCCACACAGGTGTTTTTTGCACTGGGTCTGGGTTACGGCTCTGTGATCGCTTATTCATCCTACAACCCTGTGCATAACAACTGCCACCGGGATGCCATTATGGTCTCTAGCATCAACTTCATGACCTCAGTATTGGCCTCTCTAGTTGTCTTTGTGGTCCTTGGTTTCAGAGCCAAGAACATTGCTCTGGATTGTGTTGCAAC TAATGTAGCCCGGATGGCGGAAATGACAACAACAGGTTCATCGCAGCATTGGTGGCCATTGTTCAACATTTCTGACCCCAAATCAGTGTCTCTTCATGACTACAGAGAATGGTACAGCCACCATGGAACTATGCTAGGGTCGAATATCACTGACTGTGACCTGGAAAGAGAAATGAGCAAG GGAGTGGAGGGCACAGGTTTGGCGTTTATAGCGTTTACGGAGGCGATGGCGTTGTTTCCTGCAAGTCCATTTTGGTCTGCTTTGTTCTTTctcatgctgctgaatctgggCCTCTCCACCATGTTCGGCACCATGCAGGGGATTCTTACCCCGCTCATGGACAACTTCAAAGTGCTGGGCCGCCACAAGACCATGTTGACGG TGTGTTGCTGTATCCTGGGCTTCTTCATTGGCCTGCTCTTCACTCAAAGAAGTGGCAACTATTTTGTGACCATGTTTGACGATTATTCTGCAACATTGCCGCTGATTATCGTTGTCATCTTTGAAACTGTCAGCGTGGCATGGGTTTACGGTGCTGATCG TTTCTTGGATGATGTGGAGGTGATGCTACACTGGCGCCCTCCGGTAATTTATCGCTATTTGTGGAAATATGTGTGCCTGCTCAGCATGGTGGGACTGCTGGCTGCTAGTCTTCTCCGTATGGTCTTCAAACGGCCCACTTACACAGCCTGGAACCACACCACG GGTTCTGAAGCTAGCCTCGAGTATCCTGGATGGGCTCTGATCATGCTGTCCATGCTAATCATCGTAGCATCTCTCCCGGTGCCCATTGGCTATCTGCTCTCCTTCCTCAGAGGGGGGCCGAGCCTACCAGGGGAGGAGGGCGAAGTTGAGCCTCCAAGAGAGCGATACTCCAAATGCAATTCTGAAGAGCCAGAGCCAAATAACCATCACTACCCAGTGGATGAAGACAGGATTCGGCCCCTTTCCACCTTCCTTCCACTAGGTGCTGAACACTACAGACTACTTCCACAACAGGAAGAtggggaggaggaggaagacacTGGAGTGTGA